The DNA sequence GGCATGACGCCGTCATCGGCGGCGACGACCAGGATCACGATATCCGTGGAGCGGGCGCCGCGGGCGCGCATGGACGTAAAGGCCGCATGGCCCGGGGTGTCGAGGAAGGTGATCATCCCACGGGGCGTACCGACATGATAGGCACCAATATGCTGCGTGATGCCACCGGCCTCGCGATCGGCAACCTTGGTCCGCCGAATATAGTCCAGCAACGTGGTCTTGCCATGATCGACATGCCCCATGACGGTGACCACCGGAGCGCGCGCGACGGCTTCTGCCTGATGAGCTTCGCCCTCGCTGACCAATTCTTCCTCGAGCGCCGATTCCTTGAGAATCTTTGGCACATGGCCCATCTCGTCAACTAGCAATGACGCTGTTTCCTGATCGATGACCTGGTTGATCGTCGCCATGACGCCCATTCCCATCAAGGTCTTGATCACTTCGGGTGCCTTCACGGCCATCCGTTGCGCCAGCTCACCGACGGTAATGGTTTCCGGAATCTGAACCTCGCGCACGACCGGCTGCGATGGCTTTTCGAACTGGTGCCGAGCCGGCGCCGATTCCGATCGCCCACCTTTGCGCCTGCCTCCACGGCGCGTGACCTCCAGGCCACGCTCGTTGCGATCCCGGCGCTCGACCTGGCCTCCACCGCCCTTCTTGCGCCCATCGCCCCGCTTTCCAGCCGGCTCGGGCTGACTTGGCGCCATGGCAGGCCGTCCATGCTCCGGGCCGCGACGGGATGCACCCGCCGGGCGACTCGTATCGCCGCGCGTCTTTTGCTGCGTCTCGCGTGCTCGGGAGTCGATCTCGCCCGGCGGCGTCACCTCCGGAGCCAGTCCAGGCACGTCCGCCTCCGACGACGTATCAGCCGGCCCGGCAGCCAGTGCCGGTGTCGTGCCGTCCTCGGGCGCGCTCGCGGCGGCAGGAGGCACCTCGACCGCTTCATTCAAAACCGGCGGCGCCTCGACCTGCGGGATTTCGACTGCTTCCGCCACCTGGGCCGTTGAACCCTCTGCAGTTTCGGCGACGGCATCCTCACTGACGGGAGCGCGTTTCACATAGGTGCGCTTCTTGCGCACCTCGACGGTGACCGTTTTCCCACGGCCTTGCGCGCCGGCGAGCCGGATTTCGCTAGTGGTCTTGCGCTTGAGGGTGATGCGCTGGGGCTCGGGCGTTTGCCCCCGACTACGCCGCAGATAGCCGAGCAACTGTGTTTTTTCATGATCCGTGATGGGATCTTCAGGGCCCTTTGTCGGCATACCCGCTTCGGCCAGCTGCTCCTGCAATCGCTCGACAGGAATCCCGACTGTTTCCGCAAATTGTTTTACCGTCACTTCAATCATGCTCACCCCCACGCCTGCGAACCATCCTTACGATTACCCCTGTTGATCCGCAAACCAGTGTTCACGAGCGGTCATAATCAAGGCGGCCGCCCGATCCCGGTCCAGCGCCTCGATCTCGATCAAGTCATCCACAGCCTGCTCGGCCAGATCTTCCCGAGTTTGAATCCCATGGCGTGCCAATCGATGCGCCAGCTCTGGATCCATGCCGCCCAGGTCCAATAGATCCTGGGCAGGACCTGTCTCACTCACATGCTCTTCGGTGGCGATCGCCCGGGTCAGCAATGCATCCTTTGCAGCTTCTCGCAATGCATTGACGACCTCTTCATCGAATTCTTCGATCTCCAATAGCTCGCCTGCAGGAACATAGGCCACTTCTTCAACGCTGGAGAACCCTTCGCGCACCAGAATGGCGGCGATCTCCTCATCGACGCCGATTTCCCGGACGAAGAGGTTGATGAGATTGTTAGCCTCTGCCTCGCTCTTGGCGTGCGCCTGCTCCTGATCCATGACATTCAAGGTCCAACCGGTCAGCTCGCTGGCCAGCCGCACGTTCTGGCCGCCGCGACCG is a window from the Candidatus Macondimonas diazotrophica genome containing:
- the infB gene encoding translation initiation factor IF-2 codes for the protein MIEVTVKQFAETVGIPVERLQEQLAEAGMPTKGPEDPITDHEKTQLLGYLRRSRGQTPEPQRITLKRKTTSEIRLAGAQGRGKTVTVEVRKKRTYVKRAPVSEDAVAETAEGSTAQVAEAVEIPQVEAPPVLNEAVEVPPAAASAPEDGTTPALAAGPADTSSEADVPGLAPEVTPPGEIDSRARETQQKTRGDTSRPAGASRRGPEHGRPAMAPSQPEPAGKRGDGRKKGGGGQVERRDRNERGLEVTRRGGRRKGGRSESAPARHQFEKPSQPVVREVQIPETITVGELAQRMAVKAPEVIKTLMGMGVMATINQVIDQETASLLVDEMGHVPKILKESALEEELVSEGEAHQAEAVARAPVVTVMGHVDHGKTTLLDYIRRTKVADREAGGITQHIGAYHVGTPRGMITFLDTPGHAAFTSMRARGARSTDIVILVVAADDGVMPQTIEAIQHARAAGVPIVVAVNKIDKAGADLERIKNELVQHEVVPEEWGGDTMFVPVSAKQGTNMDALLEAVLLQAEVMELTAVAEGRAAGVVIESSLEKGRGSVATVLVQKGTLERGDVLLCGQEWGRVRAMFDESGRPVTKAGPSIPVQILGLSGTPNAGDEFIALTDERKAREIALYRQGKFRDVRLAKQATTKLEDVFNRLEEGNLQQVNLIVKADVQGSVEALSDALLALSNEEVKVNVVARGLGGITESDVNLAVASSAIIIAFNVRADAAARRLIGESGTDVRYYSVIYQAIEEVKNAITGLMAPKVKEEVVGIAEVRDVFRSSKMGAVAGCLVVEGMVRRHCPIRVLRNNVVVFEGELESLRRFKDDVNEVRSGTECGIAVRNYNDVQPGDQIEVYQRVEVPV